Proteins encoded within one genomic window of Solenopsis invicta isolate M01_SB chromosome 10, UNIL_Sinv_3.0, whole genome shotgun sequence:
- the LOC105193170 gene encoding brain tumor protein, producing the protein MASPTPSLESRANSLGSPVSLSPVTVSGSSPPASDSAICDVDSCDLCLDAPKSGEDPCPRCRLGSTGGTSRIRCTGCKSGSTEVGAQPLAVARCYDCDQFLCPNCVMAHQYMLCFEGHRLLNLADSKLETVGSGGGGGGGGGGGGNGGGGGGGGGNGGNSTITATTELSKNVCNGSSGGGGGGNSLVINGTGNSNNGTNAEKIHFCLRHKQEIIKYFCRSCNVPICKECTLTDHVAPLHDCAHVSEVGTQQLEALSRIVQECRAKAADARAAVKASDHNVAILQVQYHKAQNEINDTFQFYRSMLDERKQELLKELDSVFSTKQISLNVLSQRANEMADKMMQTCDFVERVTKVTTITDFLMVKKILEAKLQSLLSYTPNTDIANQTADLEFVSNYQAIQVGVRNTFGYVRSNSNSENNASSIGKQPPIARPTALSSNGIGSGGSSNITNGPGSGAGSLGSLLLDRTYSNGLISSSMNCGSSSSPSSIDTVSSVISKRFSSANSLGPFSTTISDVNLNGMNANPYEKWSNGGSDSYPVVTTNDHFAMPSVAVATNAAPGDSVLDLTSKLMSATAIFPPKSQIKRQKMIYHCKFGEFGVMEGQFTEPSGVAVNAQNDIIVADTNNHRIQIFDKEGRFKFQFGECGKRDGQLLYPNRVAVVKTSGDIIVTERSPTHQIQIYNQYGQFVRKFGANILQHPRGVTVDSKGRIVVVECKVMRVIIFDQTGNVLQKFGCSKHLEFPNGVVVNDKQEIFISDNRAHCVKVFNYEGAYLRQIGGEGITNYPIGVGINTHGEILIADNHNNFNLTIFTQDGQLVSALESKVKHAQCFDVALMDDGSVVLASKDYRLYIYRYVQVPPIGM; encoded by the coding sequence ATGGCCTCGCCGACACCCTCATTGGAATCGCGCGCAAATTCCCTCGGGTCCCCGGTCTCGCTGTCCCCAGTAACGGTGAGCGGCAGCTCGCCGCCTGCTAGCGATTCGGCGATCTGCGACGTCGACAGCTGCGACTTGTGCCTCGACGCACCAAAGTCGGGCGAAGATCCGTGCCCGCGCTGCCGGCTGGGTAGCACCGGTGGCACCAGTCGCATCCGTTGCACCGGTTGCAAGTCCGGCTCCACCGAGGTTGGAGCGCAGCCACTGGCTGTAGCGCGTTGTTACGATTGTGATCAGTTTCTCTGTCCAAATTGCGTGATGGCACATCAATACATGCTCTGCTTCGAAGGCCATCGATTATTGAACTTGGCCGACTCCAAGCTGGAAACCGTCGgcagtggcggcggcggtggcggcggcggcggtggcggtggaaATGGCGGTGGTggaggtggcggcggtggtAATGGCGGTAATAGCACCATCACCGCGACGACGGAACTGTCTAAAAACGTTTGTAacggcagcagcggcggcggcggaggtgGCAACAGTCTGGTTATCAACGGCACCGGAAATAGTAATAACGGCACCAACGCCGAAAAGATACACTTCTGTTTGCGGCACAAGCAGGAGATAATCAAGTACTTTTGCCGAAGCTGCAACGTACCGATTTGCAAGGAGTGTACACTGACGGACCACGTGGCGCCGCTGCATGACTGTGCTCACGTCTCGGAAGTAGGCACGCAACAGTTGGAGGCGTTGTCGCGGATTGTCCAGGAGTGCCGCGCGAAGGCGGCGGACGCGCGTGCGGCGGTCAAAGCGTCGGACCATAACGTCGCGATACTACAGGTGCAGTATCACAAGGCGCAGAACGAGATCAACGACACTTTCCAATTCTATCGATCGATGTTGGACGAGCGCAAGCAGGAACTGCTGAAGGAACTCGACTCTGTGTTCTCGACGAAGCAAATATCTTTGAACGTACTCTCCCAACGAGCCAACGAGATGGCGGACAAAATGATGCAGACCTGCGACTTCGTCGAGCGTGTCACCAAAGTCACCACCATCACCGATTTCCTTATGGTCAAGAAGATCCTTGAGGCCAAGCTCCAGTCACTGCTCAGTTACACGCCGAACACGGACATAGCCAATCAAACCGCGGACCTTGAGTTTGTCAGCAATTACCAGGCTATACAAGTGGGAGTGAGGAACACCTTCGGTTACGTTCGAAGTAATAGCAACAGCGAAAACAACGCCAGTTCGATCGGCAAGCAGCCACCTATCGCGCGACCTACCGCTCTGTCGAGCAATGGCATTGGTAGCGGCGGCAGCAGCAACATCACTAATGGACCCGGAAGCGGTGCCGGTTCTCTGGGTAGTCTTCTCTTAGATCGGACTTACAGTAACGGCCTGATCTCCTCCAGTATGAATTGCGGCTCGTCGTCATCACCTTCCTCAATCGACACCGTCAGCAGCGTGATCTCAAAACGTTTCAGTTCGGCCAATAGTCTAGGTCCGTTCTCCACGACGATCAGCGACGTGAATCTGAACGGCATGAATGCTAATCCGTATGAGAAATGGAGCAACGGCGGTAGTGACTCTTACCCGGTCGTGACGACGAACGACCATTTCGCGATGCCATCGGTAGCCGTAGCGACGAACGCCGCACCAGGCGATTCCGTCCTTGATTTGACCTCGAAATTAATGTCCGCCACCGCGATATTCCCGCCCAAGTCGCAGATCAAACGGCAGAAGATGATCTACCATTGTAAGTTCGGCGAATTCGGCGTGATGGAGGGTCAGTTCACCGAGCCGTCAGGCGTCGCGGTGAACGCGCAGAACGACATTATCGTTGCCGACACGAACAATCATCGTATCCAGATCTTCGATAAGGAGGGCAGGTTCAAGTTTCAATTTGGCGAGTGCGGCAAACGCGACGGCCAATTGCTCTATCCGAATCGCGTCGCCGTCGTGAAGACGTCCGGTGACATTATCGTTACGGAACGCTCGCCGACTCATCAGATACAGATTTACAATCAGTACGGTCAATTTGTACGCAAGTTCGGCGCGAATATCCTCCAGCATCCGCGCGGCGTCACCGTCGACTCGAAGGGACGGATCGTCGTCGTAGAATGCAAAGTGATGCGCGTCATCATTTTCGACCAAACGGGCAACGTTCTACAAAAGTTCGGCTGTTCCAAGCATCTCGAATTCCCGAACGGCGTGGTGGTGAACGATAAACAAGAGATCTTCATCAGCGACAATCGCGCCCATTGTGTCAAAGTTTTTAACTACGAGGGCGCTTACTTACGGCAGATCGGCGGTGAAGGTATCACCAACTATCCGATCGGCGTGGGCATCAATACGCACGGCGAAATATTAATAGCGGACAATCATAACAATTTCAATCTGACCATCTTCACGCAGGATGGCCAGTTGGTCTCGGCCCTTGAGAGTAAGGTGAAGCACGCGCAATGTTTCGACGTGGCTCTGATGGACGACGGCTCGGTCGTGTTGGCCAGTAAGGATTATCGACTGTACATATACCGCTACGTACAGGTGCCGCCGATCGGCATGTAG